In a genomic window of Pseudomonas oryzihabitans:
- a CDS encoding acyl-CoA dehydrogenase family protein, whose protein sequence is MSIDLDSLQDTLDEWAYDEVTPALLQQRLQTLNRRGLDRLPLPGQGRTLDRWRALAQVAKLDLGLVKLYEGHTDALAILAELDGFTAPPDSLWGVWAAEPPDARLLVRYSVDSMVTLHGRKSWCSGASLVSHALVTAWMDDHPMLVAVEMNQPGVEVTQDGWQAIGMQATGSVDVVFDGAAGVLVGAPGRYLHRPGFWHGGGGIAACWFGSATALADTLRAHCKRHREPHALAHLGHVDAALLGAATALRQAADWIDHHPKDDARYRICQLRALVEQCAEIVVRHTGRAFGAAPLCRDAYCARHMADLPVYLRQSHAERDLAVLGDLNLLEGAPWQL, encoded by the coding sequence ATGTCGATCGATCTGGATAGCCTTCAGGACACCCTGGATGAGTGGGCCTATGACGAGGTCACTCCCGCACTGCTGCAGCAACGCCTCCAAACGCTCAATCGGCGCGGCCTCGACCGTCTGCCACTGCCTGGCCAGGGTCGGACCCTGGACCGCTGGCGTGCCCTCGCTCAGGTCGCCAAGCTGGACCTGGGCCTGGTCAAGCTCTACGAAGGCCATACCGATGCCCTGGCCATCCTGGCCGAACTCGACGGCTTCACCGCACCGCCGGACAGCCTTTGGGGCGTCTGGGCGGCCGAACCACCGGATGCGCGTCTGCTGGTGCGTTACAGCGTCGACAGCATGGTGACCCTGCACGGCCGCAAATCCTGGTGCTCGGGTGCCTCCCTGGTCAGCCATGCCCTGGTCACCGCCTGGATGGACGATCATCCCATGCTGGTGGCGGTGGAAATGAACCAGCCCGGCGTCGAGGTCACCCAGGACGGCTGGCAGGCGATCGGCATGCAGGCCACCGGCAGCGTCGATGTCGTGTTCGACGGGGCCGCTGGCGTGCTGGTCGGGGCGCCCGGTCGCTATCTGCATCGACCCGGCTTCTGGCATGGCGGCGGTGGCATCGCCGCCTGCTGGTTCGGTTCGGCGACGGCGCTCGCCGATACCCTCAGGGCGCACTGCAAGCGTCATCGCGAGCCTCATGCCCTGGCCCACCTGGGCCATGTCGATGCTGCCCTGCTCGGCGCCGCCACCGCGCTGCGTCAGGCAGCCGACTGGATCGATCATCATCCCAAGGACGATGCGCGCTACCGCATTTGCCAACTGCGTGCCCTGGTCGAGCAATGCGCGGAAATCGTCGTGCGTCATACCGGCCGTGCCTTCGGCGCCGCGCCGCTGTGCCGCGACGCCTACTGTGCCCGCCACATGGCCGACTTGCCCGTCTATCTGCGCCAGAGCCATGCCGAGCGCGATCTGGCGGTGCTGGGCGATCTCAATCTGCTGGAGGGTGCCCCTTGGCAACTGTAG
- the ligD gene encoding DNA ligase D has protein sequence MASSTSEYNRKRNFDITAEPRDEDSPRPRKAKGALSFVIQKHDARRLHYDFRLELEGTLKSWAVPKGPSLDPGEKRLAVQVEDHPLAYGSFEGSIPEGQYGAGDVIVWDRGEWQADGDAAEGYAAGKLKFELRGEKLRGHWTLVRTRLRGHSDKPQWLLIKERDDEARDTADYEVTAAEPDSVLSDKTLPRLDQGKAKGKAATKPKATTARKTTAKARKAKLPEILDAELATLVDSPPAGDWLYEVKYDGYRLLARVEGDEVRLFTRSGNDWTARLPEQAKALAALGLENAWLDGEIVVNDAQGASSFQALQNAFETAKDSRIAYYLFDLPYLNGADLREVPVEQRRELLGKLLEEGNDSDLLRFSAAFEVPADRILASACELGLEGVIGKRLGSPYRSRRSKDWIKLKCAHRQEFIIVGYTPPKGGRQHLGALLVALHDDQGQLHYAGKVGTGFTAAQLKQLHERFQPLIIDRPPVVDPPKGAAYRQVTWLRPEQLCEIAYAEMTQDRIVRQGVFHGLRDDKPAQEIGLEQATPAREAERPDSAPRQVSGKQKDAEVAGVRISHPERIIDEASGARKLDVAGYYAAVADWILPHLADRPVALVRTPEGIAGEQIFQKHKQTLAIPHIRELDPALDPGHAPLMVIDSRDALIGAAQMGTVELHTWNATADRIERPDRFILDLDPDPALPWSRMVEAAELTLTLLDELDLQAFVKTSGGRGLHLVVPLDRRQDWDTVKAFAQAAAQHLANTLPKLFAAKMGAQNRQGRIFVDYLRNRHGATTVSAFSLRARPQLGVSVPVARSELARLERSDQWHFDTLLQRLEGLKDDPWAGYTKVRQGLTRARRQRLGVD, from the coding sequence ATGGCCAGCTCGACCAGCGAATACAACCGCAAGCGCAACTTCGACATCACCGCCGAACCCCGCGACGAGGACAGCCCCCGCCCCCGCAAGGCCAAGGGTGCCCTGAGTTTCGTCATCCAGAAGCACGATGCCCGCCGCCTGCACTACGACTTCCGCCTGGAACTGGAGGGTACTCTCAAGAGCTGGGCCGTGCCCAAGGGCCCCAGCCTAGATCCGGGGGAGAAGCGGCTGGCGGTGCAGGTGGAGGATCATCCGCTCGCCTACGGCAGCTTCGAGGGCAGCATTCCCGAGGGGCAGTACGGGGCGGGCGATGTCATCGTCTGGGACCGTGGCGAGTGGCAGGCCGACGGCGACGCGGCGGAAGGCTATGCCGCCGGCAAGCTCAAGTTCGAACTCAGGGGCGAAAAGCTCCGCGGCCATTGGACACTGGTCCGCACCCGACTGCGCGGGCACAGCGACAAGCCGCAGTGGCTGCTGATCAAGGAGCGCGACGACGAGGCCCGGGACACTGCGGACTACGAGGTGACCGCCGCCGAACCCGACAGTGTACTGAGCGACAAGACCCTGCCGCGCCTGGACCAGGGCAAGGCCAAGGGCAAAGCCGCTACCAAACCCAAGGCAACCACCGCGCGCAAGACTACCGCCAAGGCACGCAAAGCCAAGCTGCCCGAGATCCTGGACGCCGAGCTGGCGACCCTGGTTGACAGCCCTCCTGCCGGTGACTGGCTCTATGAGGTGAAATACGACGGCTACCGCCTGCTGGCCCGTGTGGAGGGTGACGAAGTCCGCCTCTTCACCCGCAGCGGCAATGACTGGACCGCGCGCTTGCCGGAACAGGCCAAGGCTCTGGCCGCGCTCGGCCTGGAGAATGCCTGGCTGGATGGCGAGATCGTGGTGAACGATGCCCAAGGCGCGTCGAGTTTCCAGGCCCTGCAAAACGCCTTCGAAACCGCCAAGGACAGTCGCATCGCCTATTACCTCTTCGATCTGCCCTATCTCAACGGCGCGGATCTGCGCGAGGTGCCCGTGGAGCAGCGCCGCGAACTCCTGGGCAAACTGCTGGAAGAAGGCAACGACAGTGACCTGCTGCGCTTTTCCGCGGCCTTCGAGGTACCGGCCGACCGCATCCTGGCCAGCGCCTGCGAGCTGGGCCTGGAAGGGGTGATCGGCAAGCGCCTCGGCAGTCCCTATCGTTCCCGCCGCAGCAAGGATTGGATCAAGCTCAAGTGCGCCCATCGCCAGGAATTCATTATCGTCGGCTATACCCCACCCAAGGGCGGCCGCCAGCACCTGGGGGCGTTGCTGGTCGCCCTGCACGACGATCAGGGCCAGTTGCATTACGCCGGCAAGGTCGGCACCGGCTTCACGGCGGCGCAGCTCAAGCAGCTGCATGAGCGGTTCCAGCCACTGATCATCGACCGGCCACCGGTGGTGGACCCGCCCAAGGGTGCGGCCTATCGGCAGGTGACCTGGCTCAGACCCGAGCAACTGTGCGAGATCGCCTATGCCGAGATGACCCAGGACCGCATCGTACGCCAGGGTGTCTTCCACGGCCTGCGCGACGACAAGCCGGCTCAGGAGATCGGCCTCGAACAGGCGACGCCGGCTCGTGAGGCTGAACGACCCGACAGCGCCCCGCGCCAGGTGAGTGGCAAGCAAAAGGATGCCGAGGTGGCTGGGGTCCGCATCAGCCACCCCGAGCGAATCATCGACGAGGCCAGTGGCGCTCGCAAACTCGACGTGGCTGGCTATTACGCTGCCGTCGCCGACTGGATCCTGCCACACCTGGCCGATCGCCCGGTGGCCCTGGTGCGCACGCCCGAAGGCATCGCCGGCGAACAGATCTTCCAGAAGCACAAACAGACCCTGGCGATCCCCCACATCCGCGAACTCGATCCCGCACTGGACCCCGGTCATGCGCCGCTGATGGTCATCGACAGTCGCGACGCCCTCATCGGCGCCGCCCAGATGGGCACGGTGGAGCTGCACACCTGGAACGCCACCGCCGACCGCATCGAGCGTCCCGATCGTTTCATCCTCGATCTCGATCCCGATCCCGCCCTGCCCTGGTCACGCATGGTGGAGGCGGCGGAACTCACCCTCACCCTGCTCGACGAGCTGGACCTACAGGCCTTCGTCAAGACCAGCGGTGGGCGCGGTCTGCACCTGGTAGTGCCACTGGATCGCCGCCAGGACTGGGACACCGTCAAGGCCTTCGCCCAGGCCGCGGCCCAGCACCTGGCCAACACCCTGCCCAAGCTCTTCGCCGCCAAGATGGGCGCGCAGAATCGCCAGGGCCGCATCTTCGTCGACTACCTGCGCAATCGCCATGGCGCCACCACGGTCAGCGCCTTCTCCCTGCGCGCCCGTCCGCAGCTCGGCGTTTCCGTCCCCGTGGCCCGCAGCGAGCTGGCCAGGCTCGAGCGAAGCGACCAATGGCACTTCGATACCCTGCTGCAACGGCTCGAAGGGCTCAAGGACGACCCTTGGGCCGGGTATACCAAGGTGCGCCAGGGGCTTACCAGGGCCCGGCGCCAGCGCCTGGGTGTGGACTGA
- a CDS encoding Ku protein encodes MPRSIWKGAVSFGLVHIPVSVVSATRQSGIDFDWLDDRSLDPVGYKRINKTTGKEVPSEHIVKGIEHGKGQYVVLSDEEIHNALPEATRTIDILTFVEAREISILHFEKPYYLAPDKNGEKVYALLRDTLSAAGKVGVANVVMHTKQHLAVIMPLGDALVMNTLRWADEVRSAEDVGLEGLDAKVTKKEVDMAQRLVEDMTEQWDPTQYHDTFKDNVMALVERKLKDGKLEAVAEEPAAEDSGADVIDLTELLRRSLGGKRKDKDEPAPKGKTASRSSSRRSSTTSRTRKAK; translated from the coding sequence ATGCCCCGCTCGATCTGGAAAGGCGCCGTCAGCTTCGGCCTGGTGCACATCCCCGTCTCGGTCGTCTCGGCGACCCGGCAGTCGGGCATCGACTTCGACTGGCTGGACGACCGCAGCCTGGATCCGGTGGGCTACAAGCGCATCAACAAGACCACCGGTAAAGAGGTACCCAGCGAGCACATCGTCAAGGGCATCGAACACGGCAAGGGCCAGTACGTGGTGCTCAGCGACGAGGAGATCCACAACGCGCTCCCGGAGGCCACCCGCACCATCGATATCCTCACCTTCGTCGAGGCGCGCGAGATCTCCATCCTGCACTTCGAGAAACCCTACTACCTGGCGCCGGACAAGAACGGCGAGAAGGTCTATGCGCTGCTGCGCGACACCCTGAGCGCCGCCGGCAAGGTCGGCGTGGCGAACGTGGTGATGCATACCAAACAGCACCTGGCGGTGATCATGCCGCTGGGCGACGCCCTGGTGATGAACACTCTGCGCTGGGCCGACGAGGTGCGCTCTGCGGAAGACGTGGGCCTGGAAGGCCTGGACGCCAAGGTCACCAAGAAGGAGGTGGACATGGCCCAGCGCCTGGTGGAGGACATGACCGAGCAGTGGGACCCGACCCAGTACCACGACACCTTCAAGGACAACGTCATGGCCCTGGTCGAACGCAAGCTCAAGGACGGCAAGCTCGAAGCCGTCGCCGAAGAACCGGCGGCCGAAGACAGCGGTGCGGACGTCATCGACCTCACCGAACTGCTGCGCCGCAGCCTGGGCGGAAAGCGCAAGGACAAGGACGAGCCGGCACCCAAGGGCAAGACCGCTAGCCGCTCCAGCAGCCGGCGCAGCTCGACCACCAGTCGCACCCGCAAGGCCAAGTGA
- a CDS encoding XdhC family protein, which translates to MDSVDQEVLRTTVAWRRAGHRVSLFTVVQTWGSSPRPPGAMLALRGDGQVCGSVSGGCIEDDLIARLHAGQFAGERPEVITYGVSGDEAARFGLPCGGTLRLVQERVDDWRWVAQLLERCDGHELALRELDLATGAVRITATTRDEPVALDEHRLRLVHGPRWRLLLIGAGQLSLYVADMAAMLDFEVLVCDPREEFRLGWETRQARFIAGMPDDAVLAIRPDERTAVVALTHDPRLDDLALLTALQSDAFYVGALGSLRNNDKRRERLLQLDVPVAAINRLHGPIGLHIGSHTPPEIALSLLAEVVAVKNGIALTQKKRALVAVEQVA; encoded by the coding sequence GTGGACAGTGTCGATCAAGAAGTTTTGCGCACGACGGTGGCCTGGCGCCGGGCCGGCCACCGCGTGAGCCTGTTCACCGTGGTCCAGACCTGGGGCAGCTCGCCGCGCCCGCCCGGCGCCATGCTGGCGCTGCGCGGCGATGGCCAGGTCTGCGGTTCGGTGTCCGGCGGTTGCATCGAAGACGACCTCATCGCCCGGCTGCATGCCGGCCAGTTCGCCGGCGAGCGGCCCGAGGTGATCACCTACGGCGTCTCGGGCGACGAGGCCGCGCGTTTCGGGCTGCCTTGCGGTGGCACCCTGCGGCTGGTGCAGGAGCGGGTCGATGACTGGCGGTGGGTGGCGCAGCTACTGGAACGCTGTGACGGCCACGAATTGGCCCTGCGCGAGCTGGACCTGGCGACGGGGGCGGTGCGCATCACCGCCACGACCCGCGACGAGCCGGTCGCCCTGGACGAACACCGTCTGCGCCTGGTCCACGGACCGCGTTGGCGCCTGCTGTTGATCGGCGCCGGGCAGCTGTCGCTGTACGTGGCCGACATGGCCGCCATGCTCGATTTCGAGGTGCTGGTCTGCGATCCGCGGGAAGAATTCCGCCTGGGCTGGGAGACGCGCCAGGCGCGTTTCATCGCCGGTATGCCGGACGACGCCGTGCTGGCGATCCGGCCGGACGAGCGCACCGCCGTGGTGGCCCTGACCCACGATCCGCGGCTGGATGACCTGGCCTTGCTGACGGCGTTGCAATCCGACGCCTTCTACGTCGGCGCCCTGGGTTCGCTGCGCAACAACGACAAGCGCCGTGAGCGCTTGCTGCAGCTGGATGTACCCGTCGCCGCAATCAATCGCCTGCACGGCCCCATCGGCCTGCATATCGGCAGCCATACGCCGCCGGAGATCGCCCTGTCGCTGCTGGCCGAGGTGGTGGCGGTGAAGAATGGCATCGCCCTGACCCAGAAGAAGCGCGCGCTGGTGGCGGTGGAGCAGGTCGCCTGA
- a CDS encoding CinA family protein — protein MNMIESMLDYLKTRELQLTTAESCTAGKVVGLLSEVPGSGSCIESGYVVYSPEAKQRLLGVKPETIERYNLTSEEIAREMAAGALRDSPAQVAIANTGLAGPGGADGIPQGTVCFAWGYRAGDDIVLYAETQHFSGDREAVQLAAARHSLAGVVPYHQRLERELKEKAR, from the coding sequence ATGAATATGATCGAGTCCATGCTGGACTATCTCAAGACGCGTGAGCTACAGCTCACCACGGCGGAGTCCTGCACCGCCGGCAAGGTGGTCGGGCTGTTGTCCGAAGTGCCCGGCAGCGGCAGCTGTATCGAGTCGGGTTACGTCGTCTATTCCCCGGAGGCCAAGCAGCGCCTGCTGGGGGTGAAGCCGGAGACCATCGAGCGCTACAACCTCACCAGCGAGGAAATCGCCCGGGAGATGGCCGCCGGTGCCTTGCGCGACAGCCCGGCCCAGGTGGCCATCGCCAATACCGGGCTGGCCGGGCCGGGCGGCGCTGACGGTATTCCCCAGGGCACCGTCTGTTTCGCCTGGGGCTATCGAGCGGGTGACGACATCGTGCTCTATGCTGAAACCCAGCATTTTTCCGGCGACCGCGAAGCCGTCCAACTGGCCGCCGCCCGGCACAGCCTGGCGGGTGTAGTGCCCTATCACCAGCGTCTCGAACGCGAACTCAAGGAGAAAGCCCGATGA
- the nadE gene encoding ammonia-dependent NAD(+) synthetase, whose amino-acid sequence MTDAQQRDIIQALQVPAHFDPAEEAERRIQFLKDYLLQSRQESYVLGISGGVDSSTAGRLAQLAVERAREESGNARLRFIAMRLPYGVQRDEEDAQRALQFIQPDETHTVNVKPASDAMLASVREARVAFDDELHEDFTLGNIKARQRMIAQYAVAGARRGLVIGTDHAAEALMGFYTKFGDGACDLTPLHGLNKRRVRAVAEWLGAPDALVHKVPTADLESLSPGKADEDAFGITYAEIDDFLEGKPVSPATLEIILNTYRRSAHKRDLPYTPFS is encoded by the coding sequence ATGACCGACGCCCAGCAGCGCGACATCATCCAGGCCCTGCAGGTGCCCGCCCATTTCGACCCGGCCGAGGAGGCTGAACGTCGCATTCAATTCCTCAAGGACTACCTGCTGCAGAGTCGGCAGGAAAGCTATGTGCTGGGCATCAGCGGCGGGGTGGACTCCTCCACCGCTGGCCGTCTGGCGCAACTGGCCGTGGAGCGGGCGCGGGAGGAGAGCGGCAATGCCCGCCTGAGATTCATCGCCATGCGCCTGCCCTATGGCGTTCAGCGTGACGAGGAGGATGCCCAGCGCGCCTTGCAATTCATCCAGCCCGACGAGACCCATACCGTCAACGTCAAGCCGGCCAGCGATGCCATGCTCGCGTCGGTGCGCGAGGCACGGGTGGCCTTCGACGACGAGCTGCACGAGGACTTCACCCTGGGCAACATCAAGGCGCGCCAGCGCATGATCGCCCAATACGCCGTGGCCGGCGCCCGCCGGGGCCTGGTCATAGGCACCGACCATGCCGCGGAAGCCCTGATGGGCTTCTATACCAAATTCGGCGATGGCGCCTGTGATCTCACGCCGCTGCATGGCCTGAACAAGCGGCGTGTCCGGGCGGTAGCCGAGTGGCTGGGCGCGCCCGATGCCCTGGTGCACAAGGTACCGACTGCGGACCTCGAATCCCTGTCACCGGGCAAGGCGGACGAGGATGCCTTCGGCATCACCTATGCCGAGATCGATGACTTTCTCGAAGGCAAACCGGTTAGCCCGGCGACCCTGGAGATCATCCTCAATACCTATAGGCGCAGCGCCCACAAGCGCGATCTGCCCTATACGCCTTTCAGTTAA
- a CDS encoding alpha-1,4-glucan--maltose-1-phosphate maltosyltransferase has translation MSNTDLPGSFSTLSLDPATAAQTPRIAIESVTPAVDNGQFAAKGIAGRVVEVTAKIFADGHDKLAAAILWRQEGEENWQQAPLVLETNDLWRGRFTPQTVGRYEFVVQAWWDVWGTYRYEIEKKHAAGVPLNLELQEGRIHVEQALSRAEGEQRAPLEALLQRLEQAPSEGDKVAVLLAAEASQAMAPVDAYEHLTHSIEYPLDIERVRAEFASWYELFPRSITDDPQRHGTFRNVIGELPRVRDMGFDVLYFPPIHPIGLAHRKGKNNTLGAGADQPGSPYAIGSPDGGHDAVHPELGTLEDFRALVAAAADHGLEIALDFAIQCSPDHPWLKEHPGWFSWRPDGSMRYAENPPKKYQDIVNVDFYAKDSIPDLWLALRDVVWHWVEQGVKIFRVDNPHTKPLPFWEWLIADIRGRDADVMFLAEAFTKPAMMARLGKVGYSQSYTYFTWRNTKAELTEYFTQLNEPPLRDCYRPNFFVNTPDINPTFLQTSGRPGFLIRAALATMGSGLWGMYAGFELCEGAPLTPGKEEYLDSEKYELRPRNFYAPGNIMAEIAQLNRIRRQNPALQTHLGLEFYNCWNDQILYFGKRTDDLGNFVLVAINLDPFKAQEGQFELPLWEFGLDDNATTLGEDLMTGHRWAWHGKTQWTRLEPSMPFGIWRIQPAH, from the coding sequence ATGTCGAACACCGATCTCCCCGGTTCTTTTTCCACCCTTTCCCTCGATCCCGCTACCGCTGCGCAAACGCCGCGCATCGCCATCGAATCGGTCACCCCGGCGGTCGATAACGGCCAGTTCGCTGCCAAGGGCATCGCCGGTCGGGTCGTCGAAGTGACCGCCAAGATCTTCGCCGATGGGCACGATAAGCTCGCCGCCGCGATTCTCTGGCGTCAAGAGGGCGAGGAAAACTGGCAGCAGGCGCCGCTGGTACTGGAAACCAATGATCTCTGGCGTGGCCGCTTCACTCCACAGACGGTGGGCCGCTACGAATTCGTGGTCCAGGCCTGGTGGGACGTCTGGGGCACCTATCGCTACGAGATCGAAAAGAAGCATGCCGCTGGTGTGCCGCTGAACCTGGAGTTGCAGGAAGGCCGCATTCATGTGGAGCAGGCGCTGTCCCGCGCGGAAGGCGAGCAACGGGCACCACTGGAGGCCTTGCTGCAGCGGCTGGAGCAAGCGCCCAGCGAAGGTGACAAGGTCGCGGTACTGCTGGCGGCCGAGGCGAGCCAGGCGATGGCGCCGGTGGACGCCTATGAGCACCTCACCCACAGCATCGAATATCCGTTGGACATCGAACGGGTCCGGGCCGAATTCGCCAGCTGGTACGAACTCTTCCCGCGCTCCATCACCGACGATCCCCAGCGCCACGGCACCTTCCGCAACGTGATCGGTGAACTGCCGCGCGTGCGTGACATGGGCTTCGATGTGCTGTACTTCCCGCCGATCCACCCAATCGGCCTGGCCCACCGCAAGGGCAAGAACAACACCCTTGGCGCCGGGGCGGATCAGCCGGGCAGTCCCTATGCCATCGGCAGCCCGGATGGTGGCCACGATGCAGTGCATCCCGAGCTGGGCACCCTGGAAGACTTCCGTGCCCTGGTCGCGGCGGCGGCCGATCACGGCCTGGAGATTGCCCTGGACTTCGCCATCCAGTGCTCGCCCGACCATCCCTGGCTCAAGGAACATCCGGGCTGGTTCTCCTGGCGCCCAGACGGCTCCATGCGCTATGCCGAGAATCCGCCGAAGAAGTATCAGGACATCGTCAATGTCGACTTCTACGCCAAGGACTCGATTCCCGATCTTTGGCTGGCCTTGCGCGACGTGGTTTGGCACTGGGTGGAGCAGGGCGTGAAGATCTTCCGCGTCGACAATCCCCACACCAAGCCGTTGCCCTTCTGGGAGTGGCTGATCGCCGATATCCGCGGTCGCGACGCCGATGTCATGTTCCTCGCCGAAGCCTTTACCAAGCCGGCGATGATGGCGCGCTTGGGCAAGGTCGGCTACAGCCAGAGCTACACCTATTTCACCTGGCGCAACACCAAGGCCGAGCTGACCGAGTACTTCACCCAGCTCAACGAGCCGCCGCTGCGCGATTGCTACCGGCCGAATTTCTTCGTCAACACCCCGGACATCAACCCGACCTTCCTGCAGACCAGCGGGCGCCCCGGTTTCCTGATCAGGGCGGCGCTGGCCACCATGGGTTCCGGCCTGTGGGGCATGTACGCCGGCTTCGAACTCTGCGAAGGCGCGCCGCTCACGCCGGGCAAGGAAGAGTATCTGGACTCGGAGAAGTACGAGCTGCGCCCGCGCAACTTCTATGCGCCGGGCAACATCATGGCCGAGATCGCCCAGCTCAACCGCATCCGCCGGCAGAACCCGGCCCTGCAGACCCATCTGGGGCTGGAGTTCTACAACTGCTGGAACGACCAGATCCTTTATTTCGGCAAGCGCACCGATGACCTGGGCAACTTCGTCCTGGTCGCCATCAACCTCGATCCCTTCAAGGCGCAGGAAGGCCAGTTCGAACTCCCCTTGTGGGAATTCGGCCTCGATGACAATGCCACCACCCTCGGCGAGGACCTGATGACCGGGCATCGTTGGGCCTGGCATGGCAAGACCCAGTGGACGCGCCTGGAGCCGTCGATGCCCTTCGGCATCTGGCGCATCCAGCCGGCCCACTAG